A window of the Candidatus Binatia bacterium genome harbors these coding sequences:
- a CDS encoding replication-relaxation family protein codes for MTSQQLYAAAGGDRNLRAFTHRLALLFHAGYLDRPRLQVRPGEPARPFVYALGPRGWDALDGEDGVTRRPRRDRRMENQRLKPMAIDHDVAVTETVLAFQLAAIRRGWSCAATSGDAFRRQTGLPRRVKVRSRDDVAGTLPLNPDAYLRLTDDAGATRSYFLEVDLATEPQVRRSLRVSSILQKLYAYWEVFRWQRGFAQNALFVTTTPTRLENMIAVARAVDPKGSGSAFFHFALLADCTVADPDRVLDGHVWRSAHVAHENPRALLLPSCEGCGGFVDPANDLHVIVNGGTPLTLAPASTLLPDFLPDDRPRYAHVHCNKQHSKEAL; via the coding sequence ATGACCTCTCAGCAGCTCTACGCCGCCGCCGGCGGCGACCGGAACCTGCGCGCCTTCACGCATCGTTTGGCGCTGCTTTTTCACGCCGGGTACCTCGACCGCCCGCGCCTGCAAGTCCGCCCCGGCGAACCTGCGCGGCCGTTTGTCTACGCGCTTGGTCCCCGCGGGTGGGACGCGTTGGACGGCGAGGACGGCGTCACCCGCCGCCCTCGCCGCGATCGCCGCATGGAGAACCAGCGCCTGAAACCGATGGCCATCGACCATGACGTCGCCGTCACGGAAACTGTCCTGGCTTTCCAGTTAGCCGCCATTCGCCGTGGTTGGTCCTGTGCTGCCACCAGCGGCGACGCCTTCCGTCGGCAGACCGGTCTGCCCCGTCGCGTGAAGGTTCGGTCCCGCGATGACGTCGCCGGGACACTACCCTTGAACCCCGACGCCTATCTGCGCCTCACGGATGACGCCGGCGCCACCCGCTCGTACTTTCTGGAGGTGGATCTCGCCACCGAGCCGCAAGTACGACGATCGCTTCGCGTGTCGAGCATTCTGCAGAAGCTCTACGCCTATTGGGAAGTGTTCCGATGGCAGCGCGGCTTCGCTCAGAACGCCCTCTTCGTCACGACGACGCCGACGCGCCTTGAGAACATGATTGCCGTGGCCCGTGCCGTCGACCCGAAAGGCTCCGGTTCGGCGTTCTTCCACTTCGCGCTCCTGGCCGATTGCACGGTGGCAGACCCTGATCGCGTGCTCGACGGCCACGTGTGGCGGTCCGCCCACGTGGCGCATGAGAACCCCCGAGCGTTGCTCTTGCCGTCGTGCGAAGGCTGCGGCGGCTTCGTTGATCCAGCGAACGACCTGCACGTGATTGTAAACGGCGGCACCCCGCTCACGTTGGCTCCGGCCTCGACGCTCCTACCGGACTTTTTGCCCGACGATCGTCCCCGCTACGCCCATGTGCACTGCAACAAACAACATTCAAAGGAGGCCTTATGA
- a CDS encoding NYN domain-containing protein, with protein sequence MKKPLTNFAFIDGQNLHRGMAAIGWALDYERFRRYLAEKHGVGTAYMFIGYLPEYQGLYQSLQKAGYVLVFKEVLRRADKQVKGNVDAELVLQAMIDYPNYAEAVIVTSDGDFACLVRYLREQQKLRAVVSPLRDHCSVLLRKAARHHIQFLDRLRSRLEYQKK encoded by the coding sequence ATGAAGAAGCCTCTCACCAACTTCGCCTTCATCGACGGGCAGAACCTGCACCGCGGCATGGCCGCGATCGGATGGGCGCTCGACTATGAGCGCTTCCGTCGGTACCTGGCCGAGAAGCATGGTGTCGGCACCGCCTACATGTTCATCGGCTACCTGCCCGAGTATCAGGGGTTGTACCAGTCGCTTCAGAAAGCCGGGTATGTGCTCGTCTTCAAGGAAGTGCTGCGCCGCGCCGACAAACAAGTGAAAGGTAACGTTGACGCCGAGCTCGTGCTCCAAGCCATGATCGACTACCCGAACTACGCCGAGGCCGTCATCGTCACGAGCGACGGCGACTTCGCCTGCCTCGTGCGGTACCTCCGCGAGCAGCAGAAACTGCGCGCCGTGGTGAGCCCGCTCCGCGACCATTGCTCGGTGCTGCTGCGGAAGGCCGCGCGGCACCACATCCAATTCCTCGACCGGCTGCGGTCCCGCCTCGAATACCAGAAAAAGTGA
- a CDS encoding DUF2958 domain-containing protein gives MVPSTKGDNVADILREHREDEALAREQARQAHTLMPTEIAAQLPPLYANDGQGEEAIAHLKLFTPWTSWTWYASEYDPAERLCFGVVVGHERELGYFSLVELEEIRGPGGLKIERDLYWKPCPLKDCR, from the coding sequence ATGGTTCCTTCCACCAAAGGCGACAACGTCGCCGACATCTTGCGAGAGCACCGCGAGGACGAAGCTCTCGCCCGCGAGCAGGCCAGACAGGCCCACACGCTGATGCCGACGGAGATCGCGGCGCAGCTTCCGCCGCTCTACGCGAACGACGGCCAGGGCGAGGAGGCGATCGCCCACCTCAAGCTCTTCACCCCGTGGACCAGCTGGACGTGGTACGCGTCCGAGTACGATCCCGCTGAGCGACTCTGCTTCGGCGTTGTCGTTGGTCACGAGCGCGAGCTTGGTTACTTCTCGCTCGTCGAGTTGGAGGAGATCCGCGGCCCCGGAGGGCTCAAGATCGAGCGCGACCTCTACTGGAAGCCGTGCCCACTCAAGGACTGCCGGTGA
- the radC gene encoding DNA repair protein RadC, whose product MQPIPFRGSADIYALLREEAATWDRERFITLILDNKHNLIGVEEVSVGTLTAALVHPREVFKALLLANAAAFVVAHNHPSGDPTPSKEDIEITRRLREVADLFGIRMLDHVVIGRDRYVSFVDDGYW is encoded by the coding sequence ATGCAGCCGATCCCTTTCCGGGGATCAGCCGACATCTACGCGCTTCTCCGCGAGGAAGCGGCCACGTGGGATCGCGAGCGGTTCATCACGCTCATCCTCGACAACAAGCACAACCTGATCGGCGTCGAGGAAGTGAGCGTCGGCACCCTCACGGCCGCGCTCGTCCACCCGCGCGAGGTGTTCAAAGCGTTGCTCCTCGCCAACGCCGCGGCGTTCGTCGTCGCCCACAACCACCCGTCGGGCGACCCGACGCCGTCGAAGGAGGACATCGAGATTACCCGTCGCCTCCGGGAAGTCGCCGACCTCTTCGGCATCCGGATGCTCGACCACGTCGTCATCGGCCGCGATCGCTACGTCTCGTTCGTCGACGACGGGTACTGGTAA